The Canis lupus baileyi chromosome 37, mCanLup2.hap1, whole genome shotgun sequence DNA window GTCCCATAGCATAATACCCAAAATGTCCGGGAATCCATTGAAAATCCCTTGTCATGCCAAGAACCAGGATGATCTTAAACTGAATGAAAGATACTCAGTAGCTGTTgtgataggcagaataatggAATCCTCAAATGTCCATGTTCTAATCCCTAGCACTTGCCAATATATTGCCTTGTTTCAGATGGTTCCCTCGAACATCTAACACTGCTTTGGACAGGGGAAGGGGAAACCTCCTGGTTACTATCAGGTGGGAATAAGAACACAGAGGGATGAGAACCAATCAGTGCCAGAGATGGAGGAAGGAGTGGAGGATGGGAGGAGAACAGGTGTGGCTGCCTGAAAGGAGATCAGGGATCCTGTGTTGAAGGAAATGTTTTCTCTTCACTGTATTTGTGTCAACATACTTACTATTACATTGTAGGATAACTTGCAAGTTGTCACCACCTGGGGGAAGTGGGGAACTGGATAAAAGGTACAGgagatctctctgtattatttcttaagaaGTGCATTTgaattaaaatgcattaaaaattaacttaaatatgCCACTTCTATTATTATTGTAGTTTCCCTTAAAGATTTAACATGCATACTTAACAAATCTAAATGTAATCAATATCAGATGTAACAAAACTTGATTTCAGCCTTGAAGTCAACACTTTGTTGATTGGTTTTGCTTCATCCTTTGCCTTTATTAAGCCAAATAGCCAGGTGCCTATTTCCACATCATTTTTGGCACCCTTAAATTTAAGCTTGATGAATAATCATGAGATTGTATTATTTGCTGTCATATCTAATCAGTGTGAGATTACGAGTGATATGAACAAGGCATATCATCCAGGTTTACCGTGGCTGcctgaaaagttattttaaaacaagaataataattCTAGCTATTAAGAACAGAATGAAAATCTCTTATATGCTTTGTATATTAAAATACTACCAATTTGTTGAAATGTGAATGGATTTTTCACTATCTGGGGTAAAATGCTTCAATAACTAATAAATGTGAAAGTGgctaattttgtttattttatgtaatattaagaattatttacaaattaagtataaagataatttattttattgttaagattttatttatttattcatgagaaacacagagagaggcagagacataggcagtgggagaatcagactccctgtgaggagcctgatgtgggactccatcccaggacctcaggatcacaacctgagccaaagcagatgctcaactactgagccacccaggtgctcctaaaaggATAATTTAAATATTGAGAATTCTTTAGCTAGATAGTTAGCAGTAAGAATATCTCACACTTTTACTCCcaatagatatttataaatatctgtccagcgtggagcccaatgcagggcttaaactcTAGACTCTGAGATCAAGGCATCAGTAAGACCAAGAGTCAggggtttaaccaactgagccacctggacaccCCTAGTTTTaagcctttaaagaaaaagttctgtTTGAGAATTCTGCCCATGTGGTCAAgacaatttaaaagtaaaatgtttactTTGCTGTATTAAACTTCACaagaaagaaagactttaaaATTATGTGTTATATCATGATAAATCTTCactttttcaaatataataaagtctatgaataaaaggagaaatggtGAGAAACAAATGGGTCCATCTAAGTTAAGAGAGGACAGAGGGCATTTTGGGGGCCCAACTATGCAGTATAGTGACTGAAGAAAAATTTAGCAAATGATAATGAAGCAcaataatatacttattttaactTCTGactactaaaattttaattttagtataattataatatgctaatatattcatatgttatagaatatattaaaatatactgctaataataattgatttttcaataatatttcttGGTTATTTTATATCCTGGAATTTATATATTCCTCTTTGCCAATGGTTATCATGTGGCTTTGGCCATGAACTCAGACAAGCACTGATTTTATAGTCATTCATCATTTGCATGAATTATGACTCCATTgaactttgtttttaatcttttctcaCAATAAATAACTCTAGGATAATTTGACCCTGATCACAATATCCCATTTCTTATATTACTCTTGTCTATTATTTTTGTTCCATCTTGTTTCTACATCTCAAAATTTAGTAATTACTAATGACATTATTTTATGCATTCACTGTTTATTTAGATGTTCCTGTGTGTTTCTGAATGTTCCTGTTGTTTATAATTTTGTATACCATTCGGTCATTAGTTCCAATTTCTTGTTCATTAATCTATTCATCATTTCTATTGTATCTACTATTCAAACTATATATTTGAGCTTTTAATGTCAATGAACAAATTTcccctttatgattttatttctttttatggttattatttattaaaagtgatctttttcatattttactccTTAATGATAGAATTCTTTTGTTTACTGTGTTTTTTAGTATTAATTTActatttaatatgtataatttattatcTTCCATTAGAATATATTCTGTAGGTGAATCATAATGCGAGAGAAAAACAGTGGAAACAAAAGTTTGGGAAGATGTGAAAAAAGAATTGTAGATGATTATCACATTGATGAACATAGTGGATTAATATGGCTAAGACTTCATATATTAGGAAGAAGTTGCTAGCTATGAATTGTGCATGCTCAGGGCATAACTCAATTTCCTAGCCTTCTGCACAGCTAGAATGCAGGCCTGTGCCCTAAGCTTTGCCAATCAAATGTGTGAAAGCAAAATTCCTTCTTTCGGAAGAAACAGGTGGCACAGGTCCCACACAGAATTGCTTCCTGGTCAGGTAAGTTCAAGTGGCTATGTAAGCTTTAGAGATAGTGGTGGCATAGGGCCTTGCAATGGCATATATGTTGGAGGACATAGAGAACTAGAGAGAACTGGCAGTTAACTCTAGGAATTACAGGATTATGAATAATTTGGAGAATTGGATAGTATAATATAAAAGGGTGAGTGATATTACTGTGCCCAAGCATTTGGAGGGCAAAAATGACAGATCAAAGTTATAAATTCTCAGCTAAGTGTGTCATTACTGAATCCCAGATTTCCTCTGCCCTAAAACAATTTCAATATCCCATGACCCCAGAGCTGACATAATCCAAAACCAAATTCATCAATTTCCCATTGACAAAAGGTGGATGAATGAACTGCAATTTATTGACACAGTAGAGAATTATTCATgaatgaaggagtgaatgaatggCAGCTACTTGTTGTGAAAGTAACAATTTCAGCAATATGGTTTTAAGTGAAAAAGACCCATAAGATAATGTATAGCCTGATACTGTgtatcttgaaataaaaatatacaatttttagaAATGCAATAGATAAAACTAAGGAAGAcactttggaattattttttgagGATCTCAGGAACTGTCTTTCCTTAAGTTCTGACACATACTAACATCTACCAGAAAATGAGCTAACTTGCTGTTGGAACAGTTTTATGACAATAAAATGATCACAGAAATGTTGTCAGATACAATTCAAAAGCTCTGATTTCTGTGGAACGTACTCATCATAGCAATTCTGTGTGGTGGATCAATGTCataaaaataaccaaaggaaCACTGTGGAAACACTTAGAAAATGTATCTGGATCTTTATTTGCTCTGTCCATAAGTACTTCAAATTTACATCTGTGGGCATCCAGCAGTGTTCAGTGTTCAAATATCTGAGACAGTccaagaaattttttatttaatagatgaATAGATTTTTCCCAAATCTGTGTTTCTCAGTGGAAAGTGAAAGATGTGTAAATTCAGGTCATTGTACCTAATAGACATTATGAAGTCAGATTTTCTCTGGGCAAATATTGTATTCATAAGaatctttcttctccttcaattctgTTGCATCCTTTTGCACCAAGTGAGCTCATCACATTTTATAAAGCAATAACTCAGAAAACGTTCAACTCAACTCAAAATTGTGTGTCACAGAATATCTGTTAGGTGGGAGAGGAaaacagggagaaggagggaggatgcTCCTCTACTCTGTCTGAACAATAGGGCAGCGAGTCAGTGTCCAGGTCCACACGGTGTCATCTTCCCCTTCAAGATCACACTCTGGGTTCACGTGAACTGGAGGTCCACTGCCAACTCCCCGTAAAAAAGGAAACTTGAAAAGGAGAACAGTCAGGTTCCACCGAGATTTGAACTCGGATCGCTGGATTCAGAGTCCAGAGTGCTAACCATTACACCATGGAACCCCACACTCGCTGGCCCCGACAGCGCTCCTCCCTGACAGGATGGATCTCCACCTCTGAGCTCAGGGAGTCCCAAGAAAGCTGAAATTCGCGTTTTAGTTTTTGACATCTGGCCCCGTGACACAGGGGCCTTGGCGTGCACAGGGCTCTTAGTGCAAAATCCCAAAGCAAATCGGTTTCTGGGGACAGACGAGACGGGTTCAGCCCTGGTGGcgccctctgcccttcctgcagCCCCGCGGTCCAGACGCAGGTAGGGCGGCTCCACCTGCCGGCGGCCGGGCTCCGCCTGCCCCGTGCGGCTGCCCAGGTGGCGCCGCCTCGCGTGTGCGGGTCTTGCGTTCCCTCCTGCCCTCGCGGGTTAATCTCATGACCTGTAAAGTGTGGATGACGTGCCGTCACGACACGGGCCTGGGGCCGGACCCCGGGGAGAAAGAGGCGCGTTTTCCTCCGGGGAAGCGCTCCGCCCTGCGGAGACTGAAGCGTAAGAGCAGGATAGAAACCTCGAGTGCCTTCCACGCAGGGTTTTGTCTCTGGAAGTTTTGACTCGGCTCTTCCGGGAGCGGCTGTGCGCCTGGCGCGAACTCCTCGGCAGGAAAGACCTCCTGCGGTCGCGAGGCTGGACGCGTCCGGACCGGTCCCCACGGGCGGAGGGGCCAGAAGCGATCCCCGGCCGTCAAACCACAGGACTGGGGACAGAAGCAAAGCATCCTTACTGAGAGTAAATAATACTCGCAGGTGTCAGGGTTTGAACCTTCCCAACAAGAGCCTAGGAGAGGTGTCGGCATTCAGCGGAGACCATTTCTGTTGCAGAAGGACCTCTATCTGGTTTGCAAGGAGATGCTCCCAAAGAGGCGCAACAGTTAGGTGAAAACTGACCCAGAGATGGTGACCTGGGAGTAGCAGGGCTCAGTCCTCCTCCTCGTCCCCTGAGGCCCCTGGCCCTCGCCCTCACTAGCAGAAAGACAAAATGAAACTCTCCTGCCAAGTGGGGTAAATAAAGTGATTCCCAGAAGCCTTAGGAAGGAGACACCAGACTTGTCTGCATTTTCAACGCAACTGAACTTCAGATCTTGGCAACAAATTCACAGAGAGTATTTGCAGGGGCTAGGGCTTGTACCAAGTTCTAGGCTCTCTGACAATCAATCTATAAGTaaataaagctataaatattgaataaataaatgggggctGTGGAGAGACGTTTGGGAAGTAAATGAAATGCCTTACCAGTGAACATGAAGACTACATTGCAGTTCCAACAGCCTGGCTCCAGTAGCTTTCCTGATGTAGAACCAACCTCAGTCTCAGGGAATCGCCCATGCAGAAGAGTTCCAAATAATCTAATTCCCCACTCTTTCATTGTGGGCTCTGCATAGTGGTTGCTTTCCAAAGAGTACAttaaggaaagggagagaaataggGTAAGTGATCGAAGGAACCTGACAAACACAACTTCAGCCAGTGACCAAAGTCAACATCAGCAGGAGTAAGCCATTTTTGATAGTATATAACCTCGAAATGGTATAAATGGTGAACATGACAATGACACTTCTGTGATCTTCCTCCCCCAAACCTATAACTTTGTttaattatgagaaaaacatcagagaaaTGAAGGCCATTCTACAAAACACCTGAGCAGTACTCCAAACTGTGCAAAGACAAGAACAAGCAAAGCCTGAGAAACTGCCACAACCAAGTGGAGCCTAAGGAAATGCAATGACAAACTATAATGTGGAATTCTGAATAGGATCCTGGAACAAAAATGGACactaggtaaaaactaaggaaatctgaatgacTTTTGGACTTTAGTTAAtgataatgtataaatatttgttcattaattgtaataaatgtgcCACACTCATGTAAGATTTTAATCATAGGGGAAAGTGAGTGTGGGATTTGCAATGTGCACCAGC harbors:
- the LOC140626137 gene encoding uncharacterized protein; this encodes MYSLESNHYAEPTMKEWGIRLFGTLLHGRFPETEVGSTSGKLLEPGCWNCNVVFMFTVLWFDGRGSLLAPPPVGTGPDASSLATAGGLSCRGVRARRTAAPGRAESKLPETKPCVEGTRGFYPALTLQSPQGGALPRRKTRLFLPGVRPQARVVTARHPHFTGHEINPRGQEGTQDPHTRGGATWAAARGRRSPAAGRWSRPTCVWTAGLQEGQRAPPGLNPSRLSPETDLLWDFALRALCTPRPLCHGARCQKLKREFQLSWDSLSSEVEIHPVREERCRGQRVWGSMV